The proteins below are encoded in one region of Elusimicrobiaceae bacterium:
- a CDS encoding NTP transferase domain-containing protein, whose translation MSDYTAIIPVAGKGLRLLPYTAHMPKTMLCVAGRPIIAHILEQIEQCGIKKVVFVVGYQKQVLMDYAQKHYAHLHIEFVEQKEPKGLGHAIYQAKEFVKGPCLIVLGDTIIDGNLRPLVQSGKNCVGVKEVEDPRRFGVVQIQDNCIVDMEEKPENPKSNIALIGAYSFLDSQQLFDAIEKVISSGKTVKNEIQLTDALALLLKQAVCITPVFMTNWYDCGTVEVLLHTNQILLEKKSYVPEKFLKNNKIIAPCWIDDSAIVENCVLGPNVSVAEGAVLKNNVIENSIISADTYLLDKKQSHKIFDKYNC comes from the coding sequence ATGTCTGATTATACTGCCATTATCCCCGTAGCCGGAAAAGGATTGCGCTTGCTTCCATATACTGCGCATATGCCCAAAACGATGCTTTGCGTAGCCGGCAGGCCTATTATTGCTCATATTTTAGAGCAAATAGAGCAATGCGGGATTAAAAAGGTGGTGTTTGTGGTCGGTTATCAAAAGCAGGTGTTAATGGATTATGCTCAAAAGCACTATGCCCATTTGCATATAGAGTTTGTGGAACAAAAGGAACCTAAAGGATTAGGGCATGCTATTTATCAAGCCAAAGAATTTGTAAAAGGTCCGTGCTTAATTGTGCTTGGAGATACCATTATAGATGGGAATTTGCGCCCACTTGTGCAAAGCGGCAAAAATTGTGTGGGGGTAAAAGAAGTAGAGGATCCCAGACGTTTTGGTGTGGTACAAATACAAGATAATTGTATTGTAGATATGGAAGAAAAACCGGAAAATCCAAAAAGCAATATTGCTTTAATCGGGGCCTATTCTTTTTTGGATTCACAACAACTCTTTGATGCGATTGAAAAAGTTATTTCTTCCGGAAAAACCGTCAAAAATGAAATTCAATTAACAGATGCTCTTGCGCTATTGTTGAAACAAGCGGTCTGTATTACGCCTGTTTTTATGACAAATTGGTATGATTGCGGTACGGTGGAGGTTCTGCTTCATACCAATCAAATACTTTTAGAAAAAAAATCTTATGTTCCGGAAAAGTTTTTGAAAAATAATAAAATTATTGCACCCTGTTGGATAGATGATAGTGCCATTGTGGAAAATTGTGTACTTGGGCCTAACGTGTCTGTGGCGGAAGGGGCTGTATTAAAAAACAATGTAATAGAAAATAGTATTATCTCGGCGGATACTTACTTATTGGACAAAAAGCAAAGCCACAAGATTTTTGATAAATACAATTGCTGA
- the malQ gene encoding 4-alpha-glucanotransferase: protein MATVHEELLATRTNGILMPVSAMKTEQDWGVGDFSSLCQWIEFLGGLGTKIIQILPLQETAPGQNCPYSALSAFAIDPVYIDVNQVREVNLSPSVRRLVHDMQGDIAAWRLSHKAAFKPVKDAKLKVLWQAYQFFLENEMANSSPEYHAFEAYCNLNKSWLRNYAIFRALKDFYRWQTWQDWPNGLNEFKKEAVDAFEAKYKEYVDFFAYVQWQADMQLRNAKVCAQKAGIFLFGDIPFGTNLDSAEVWSERENFRLDYSVGAPADQFSDKGQCWGLPAYDWDYIQANNFNLWRRKIHRAVELYDLFRLDHLVGFYRTYVFAPGDEKGAFDVQDEQAQIDRGYRFLSMVLEAAHGAMPVGEDLGVIPNYVRRMLVDLKIAGYKVLRWEREDNGYYREPRSYPLVSLATTSTHDTETVRGWWETMPQYERANMWEMITAQKTDGNVPFDLNTQKAIFHRVLTSGSALTMFSWQDIIGTLDRINVPGTVGEENWTYRSPYTPAEALEVYRAQLDAYEELLKQTQRAKNV, encoded by the coding sequence ATGGCAACCGTACATGAAGAACTTTTAGCCACGCGCACAAATGGTATTTTGATGCCTGTTTCCGCCATGAAAACGGAGCAAGATTGGGGGGTGGGGGATTTTTCCTCCCTGTGCCAATGGATAGAATTTTTGGGTGGATTAGGGACGAAAATTATTCAAATTTTACCCCTGCAAGAAACGGCCCCCGGTCAGAACTGCCCTTATTCTGCTTTAAGTGCGTTTGCCATAGATCCCGTTTATATAGACGTCAATCAGGTAAGAGAAGTTAATCTTTCTCCGTCGGTGCGCCGATTGGTGCACGACATGCAGGGAGATATAGCCGCGTGGAGGCTTTCTCACAAAGCTGCTTTTAAACCTGTCAAAGATGCCAAACTAAAAGTACTTTGGCAAGCCTATCAATTTTTCTTAGAAAATGAAATGGCTAATTCTTCCCCTGAATATCATGCTTTTGAGGCCTATTGCAACCTTAATAAAAGTTGGTTGCGCAACTATGCCATTTTCCGTGCTTTGAAAGATTTTTATCGTTGGCAAACGTGGCAAGATTGGCCCAATGGACTTAATGAATTTAAAAAAGAAGCGGTGGACGCTTTTGAAGCTAAATACAAAGAATATGTAGATTTCTTTGCTTATGTGCAATGGCAAGCAGATATGCAACTGCGCAATGCCAAAGTTTGTGCGCAAAAAGCGGGGATCTTTTTGTTTGGGGATATTCCGTTTGGAACCAATTTGGACAGTGCCGAAGTGTGGAGCGAACGGGAAAATTTCCGTTTGGATTATTCCGTCGGTGCTCCGGCTGACCAATTTAGCGATAAAGGCCAATGCTGGGGCTTGCCTGCCTATGATTGGGATTATATTCAAGCAAATAATTTCAACTTGTGGAGAAGAAAAATCCATCGTGCTGTGGAACTGTATGACTTGTTCCGCTTGGACCATTTAGTAGGTTTTTACCGCACGTATGTGTTTGCTCCCGGAGATGAAAAAGGCGCATTTGACGTGCAAGATGAGCAGGCACAAATTGATCGCGGATATCGTTTCTTAAGCATGGTGTTAGAAGCAGCACACGGCGCTATGCCGGTGGGAGAAGATTTGGGGGTTATCCCTAATTATGTACGTCGTATGTTGGTAGATCTGAAAATAGCCGGCTATAAAGTGTTGCGGTGGGAACGGGAAGATAACGGATACTATCGCGAGCCTCGCAGTTATCCGCTTGTTTCTCTGGCTACCACATCTACTCACGATACGGAAACGGTACGCGGTTGGTGGGAGACAATGCCCCAATATGAGCGTGCGAATATGTGGGAAATGATTACCGCTCAAAAAACGGACGGCAATGTGCCCTTTGATTTAAATACCCAAAAAGCCATTTTTCACCGCGTTTTAACTTCCGGTTCTGCGTTGACTATGTTTTCCTGGCAAGATATTATCGGTACCTTAGACCGAATCAATGTGCCGGGTACAGTGGGAGAAGAAAATTGGACCTACCGCAGTCCTTATACGCCGGCTGAAGCGTTGGAAGTATATCGTGCGCAACTAGATGCTTACGAAGAATTATTAAAACAAACACAAAGAGCAAAAAATGTCTGA
- a CDS encoding RidA family protein, whose amino-acid sequence MKKIINSPQAPKAIGPYSQAVEDGGFIFTSGVLPVDPVTGEIGGGDVKVQTELVLKNLENVLKAAGAQLKHVVKTTVFMTDLTAFAEMNNVYASFFKENPPARTTVQVAALPKGSSIEIEAIARK is encoded by the coding sequence ATGAAAAAAATCATCAACTCACCCCAAGCCCCCAAAGCCATCGGACCTTATTCTCAAGCGGTGGAAGACGGCGGTTTTATTTTTACGTCCGGTGTGTTGCCGGTGGATCCTGTGACGGGCGAAATCGGTGGCGGGGATGTAAAAGTGCAAACGGAATTAGTACTGAAAAATTTAGAAAATGTATTAAAAGCAGCCGGAGCCCAATTAAAACATGTTGTAAAAACCACCGTTTTTATGACGGATTTAACTGCCTTTGCGGAAATGAATAATGTGTATGCCTCTTTCTTTAAAGAAAATCCGCCTGCCCGTACCACAGTACAAGTGGCTGCTTTGCCCAAAGGAAGCAGTATTGAAATTGAAGCCATTGCGCGTAAATAA
- the rplI gene encoding 50S ribosomal protein L9 encodes MKVILRENVKNLGMAGDIVEVRTGYARNFLVPQGLAEIATPGAIKNWQLGAERRAKKIEAELKEARAIAEKLEGVVLPFTKTVNSDGVVFGSVNKADIFKALTALGHKITKDNIELNMPVKALGETEVGIYLKPTVTAKIKVKIEALTEVEEKIADAKEEVAA; translated from the coding sequence ATGAAAGTTATTTTAAGAGAAAACGTAAAAAACCTCGGCATGGCCGGTGATATCGTAGAAGTAAGAACTGGCTACGCCAGAAACTTTTTAGTACCTCAAGGTTTGGCCGAAATCGCCACCCCGGGTGCTATTAAAAATTGGCAATTAGGTGCCGAACGCCGCGCCAAAAAAATTGAAGCTGAACTTAAAGAAGCTCGTGCTATTGCTGAAAAATTGGAAGGCGTGGTGTTGCCTTTCACCAAAACCGTTAATAGTGACGGCGTAGTATTCGGTTCTGTAAACAAAGCCGACATCTTCAAAGCCTTGACCGCTTTAGGTCATAAAATCACCAAAGACAATATCGAACTTAACATGCCGGTAAAAGCCTTAGGTGAAACTGAAGTAGGCATTTATTTGAAACCGACTGTCACCGCTAAAATCAAAGTAAAAATTGAAGCTTTGACTGAAGTGGAAGAAAAAATCGCTGACGCCAAAGAAGAAGTAGCGGCTTAA
- a CDS encoding 30S ribosomal protein S18 — MDNVDYKNFQFVKSFTMESGKILSRRITGTCAKHQRQITKAIKRDRNLAILPYSLPKK; from the coding sequence ATTGACAATGTAGATTACAAAAATTTCCAATTTGTCAAATCTTTCACCATGGAAAGCGGCAAAATCTTATCCCGCCGCATTACCGGCACTTGCGCCAAACACCAACGCCAAATTACCAAAGCCATCAAACGCGATCGCAATTTGGCCATTTTGCCGTACTCTTTGCCGAAGAAATAA
- a CDS encoding single-stranded DNA-binding protein: MAGQVRLPEQNQVLISGRLTREPNVAFTQKGQAVCRFDVAVNRRYLDQATSEWKDDVVYVPVVVWGQGAERAKDRLKKGTPVYVDGRLTSSEYTDKATGQTRRSLQVTCRRLQILESGITGGDYAQPAAKDDIPSVDVDQPVMEDDVPF, from the coding sequence ATGGCAGGCCAAGTCAGACTTCCGGAGCAGAACCAAGTCCTCATTTCGGGGCGTTTAACGCGTGAGCCGAATGTAGCTTTTACCCAAAAAGGGCAGGCAGTGTGCCGCTTTGATGTGGCCGTGAACCGCCGCTATTTGGATCAAGCTACTAGTGAGTGGAAAGACGATGTGGTCTACGTGCCCGTTGTAGTCTGGGGCCAAGGTGCCGAGCGCGCCAAAGACCGCCTGAAAAAGGGTACCCCCGTTTATGTAGACGGTCGCTTGACCAGCAGCGAATATACGGATAAAGCCACCGGCCAAACCCGTCGTTCCTTGCAGGTCACTTGCCGTCGCTTACAAATTCTGGAAAGCGGTATCACCGGCGGTGATTATGCCCAACCGGCTGCCAAAGACGATATTCCTTCCGTAGACGTGGATCAACCCGTTATGGAAGATGATGTGCCTTTTTAA
- the rpsF gene encoding 30S ribosomal protein S6 — protein sequence MRTYETVTIVKPQLSDTEVAQFVTTVKELVAKHGGEVTSEEKLGRRKFTHDVKHVRDGFYLYLKFKAQPNFVKIWEDTMKLNERVLRSMVMLANEVKVKPAPVAK from the coding sequence ATGAGAACCTACGAAACAGTAACGATTGTAAAACCGCAGCTTTCCGATACGGAAGTGGCGCAATTCGTAACCACGGTTAAAGAACTGGTTGCCAAACACGGTGGCGAAGTCACCAGCGAAGAAAAATTGGGCAGAAGAAAATTCACCCACGATGTAAAACACGTGCGTGACGGCTTCTACCTCTATTTGAAATTCAAAGCCCAGCCGAACTTTGTAAAAATCTGGGAAGACACCATGAAACTCAACGAAAGAGTGTTGCGTTCTATGGTTATGTTGGCCAATGAAGTAAAGGTCAAACCGGCCCCGGTGGCCAAATAA
- a CDS encoding DUF167 domain-containing protein gives MEKYIKVKVHADEKKEKLVEKSADTFEIWVKAPAERGQANAAVRSVLARHLNLPENKLSLIKGATSPAKIFLLRE, from the coding sequence ATGGAAAAATACATTAAAGTAAAAGTACACGCGGACGAAAAAAAGGAAAAGTTGGTTGAAAAATCCGCCGATACTTTTGAAATTTGGGTCAAGGCTCCCGCAGAACGCGGTCAAGCCAATGCCGCCGTGCGCAGTGTGTTGGCGCGTCATTTAAACTTGCCTGAAAACAAACTTTCTTTAATAAAGGGTGCCACCAGCCCTGCCAAAATTTTCTTGCTTAGAGAATAG
- a CDS encoding 2,3-bisphosphoglycerate-independent phosphoglycerate mutase, translating into MKKVVLIIRDGWGDAKAGQHNAVSNAKTPNMDKYLAQWPHTQIEASGEEVGLPAGYMGSSEVGHLNMGAGRIVVQELKRLKDTIEDGSLFQSAPFSAAIDNCVSNGKALHLMGLVQDEGVHAHQDHLFAIVKYAAEKGINQVYIHFFADGRDTPPKSSIGFIRQLEEVIKEAGVGQIATIQGRYYSMDRSENWALTDQAYDLIVHAKGAHAATAEEAVQTGYDTLKTPDGGPMVDEYIPPTVLGDYKGMAEGDSVIFFNFRQDRAIQLTKAFIDSEYAGNVNRVSCVYCGLTKYYDSFPYNALPSMTDGGGMDNLLGQVISKAGLKQLRLAETQKFKHVTSFFNGKQIQPYEGEERIEIKGRFDPATFADHPEMEAYRVAEEAVKQISEEKYDFMVINFANGDMVGHTGNFNSVVKAIEVVDECVGQVTEAALSKGYAVMITADHGNAEEMWDSKINMPKTAHTTNLVDFVYVNPDDAQAKMAQSGNLGDIAVTVLDVMNVEKPADMTAKSLIVK; encoded by the coding sequence ATGAAGAAAGTAGTTTTGATTATTCGTGATGGTTGGGGTGATGCAAAAGCAGGTCAGCACAATGCCGTCAGCAATGCCAAAACCCCGAATATGGACAAATATTTGGCACAATGGCCGCATACCCAAATTGAAGCCTCCGGTGAAGAAGTAGGTTTGCCGGCCGGCTATATGGGATCTTCCGAAGTAGGCCATTTGAATATGGGTGCCGGACGTATTGTGGTGCAAGAGTTGAAACGCTTAAAAGACACCATTGAAGACGGCTCCTTGTTTCAGTCCGCTCCTTTTTCTGCTGCGATTGATAATTGCGTAAGTAATGGCAAGGCCTTGCATTTGATGGGACTGGTGCAAGATGAAGGGGTGCACGCTCACCAAGACCACTTGTTTGCTATTGTTAAATATGCCGCCGAAAAAGGCATTAACCAAGTGTATATCCACTTTTTTGCCGACGGTCGCGATACTCCGCCGAAATCCTCCATCGGTTTTATCCGCCAATTAGAAGAAGTCATTAAAGAGGCCGGCGTAGGCCAAATTGCCACCATTCAAGGGCGCTATTACAGCATGGACCGCAGCGAAAACTGGGCCTTGACCGATCAAGCCTATGATTTAATCGTGCATGCCAAAGGGGCTCATGCTGCTACTGCCGAAGAAGCCGTACAAACCGGTTATGATACCTTGAAAACTCCGGACGGTGGTCCGATGGTGGACGAATATATCCCGCCCACCGTACTTGGTGATTATAAAGGTATGGCCGAAGGCGACAGTGTGATTTTCTTCAATTTCCGCCAAGATCGTGCTATTCAGTTAACCAAAGCCTTTATTGACTCTGAATATGCCGGCAACGTAAACCGCGTGAGTTGTGTGTATTGCGGACTTACCAAATATTACGATTCTTTCCCGTACAATGCCTTGCCGTCTATGACGGATGGCGGCGGTATGGATAATTTGCTTGGTCAAGTGATTTCCAAAGCAGGGCTGAAACAATTGCGTTTGGCCGAAACCCAAAAATTCAAACACGTCACCTCTTTCTTCAACGGTAAACAAATTCAACCGTACGAAGGGGAAGAACGCATTGAAATCAAAGGCCGTTTTGATCCTGCTACATTTGCCGATCATCCGGAAATGGAAGCCTACCGTGTAGCGGAAGAAGCCGTTAAACAAATCAGCGAAGAAAAATATGATTTCATGGTGATCAATTTTGCTAACGGAGATATGGTCGGACATACCGGCAATTTTAACTCTGTTGTCAAGGCTATTGAAGTGGTAGATGAATGTGTCGGCCAAGTGACCGAAGCGGCCTTGTCCAAAGGATATGCCGTCATGATTACGGCCGATCATGGTAATGCTGAAGAAATGTGGGATAGCAAAATCAATATGCCCAAAACGGCACATACCACCAACTTGGTAGATTTTGTCTACGTCAACCCTGATGACGCGCAAGCCAAAATGGCCCAAAGCGGCAACTTGGGCGACATCGCCGTCACGGTCTTAGATGTTATGAACGTAGAAAAACCTGCCGACATGACTGCCAAAAGTCTGATTGTGAAATAA
- a CDS encoding 3'-5' exonuclease, with translation MTLLSEVKFACLDTETTGLSPVDGGRICEIAVSVTQNGRKIKEFSTLLNPEIPMHPSVVAIHGITNEMVAQAPKFSDILTGLFDLLEGCVLVAHNSEFDLSFLRAEVQNCGRQLPEYPVLDTLKLARKNGRFERNNLGVIATSLGINAEGAHRAMADVRMTEKVLYRFLRDFANAGVNTLEELQSYQTKKHGTVVLGQKTLFE, from the coding sequence ATGACCCTATTATCAGAAGTAAAGTTTGCTTGTTTAGATACGGAAACGACGGGGCTTTCTCCTGTCGACGGAGGAAGAATTTGTGAAATTGCAGTCTCTGTCACGCAAAACGGTCGTAAGATAAAGGAGTTTTCAACTTTATTAAATCCCGAAATTCCTATGCATCCTAGTGTTGTTGCTATTCATGGTATTACCAATGAAATGGTGGCTCAAGCCCCTAAATTTTCTGATATTTTGACAGGCTTGTTTGATTTGTTGGAAGGGTGTGTGCTGGTGGCTCATAATTCAGAATTTGATTTAAGTTTTTTACGTGCAGAAGTGCAGAACTGTGGCAGGCAACTGCCTGAATATCCGGTTTTAGATACATTAAAGTTGGCGCGTAAGAACGGGCGTTTTGAGCGCAATAACTTAGGCGTTATTGCCACGTCATTGGGTATCAATGCAGAGGGTGCCCACCGCGCGATGGCAGATGTTCGCATGACCGAAAAAGTGCTTTACCGTTTTTTGCGTGATTTTGCAAATGCCGGTGTAAACACATTAGAAGAACTGCAATCCTATCAAACCAAAAAGCATGGAACGGTAGTGTTAGGACAAAAAACACTGTTTGAATGA
- a CDS encoding sensor histidine kinase translates to MSIFSKLFKLFIAVVLMPLIPMTALLAFYQNRQKDTILENHYNLAEVVASDLNHYAEDLNWRLSFASSLQNLIGQDVQLQNEFQKVLTQQSDINVLGLLDQNGKNLIRLEKSDLYATPHRLTEDVLAEMAKNPRIYIAPFETLQGSLEFEFVMPFKNGYFLYGITELSDLADRLQQMRIGRSGQVFLVSADGVVYSAPSQWSAQIAPEKLKVAFEGKSRLLKSIKGAEDKFVGGFSAAKPLGMYVVVLQRKDEAYRSLYFSNIVLLLFLLAIGTLSYFGALTFSHSLGEPISALLEGAKQVSQGNLDHRVKEEVGWGEFRELISSFNKMTSDLKDYQALQLKSQVSEMKEHIFRSVAHDLRAPLLGLQGYIYILSSGKINAQQREEYLARMKEAAQDLSSLLEDVLAVSRVQAGMTLPQRQRIELAPLLQSLVNTQEAVATEKGLSLSCEAGESLCVYADPKLLRRIVNNLLSNALKFTTQGGIEVKAWEEENKTFISVKDTGVGLTEKGCQEVFEKYRQVDENADGYGLGLFISRQLARAHGGDLNVVSALGQGSTFTVWLPKEGA, encoded by the coding sequence ATGTCTATATTTTCTAAACTTTTTAAACTCTTTATCGCCGTAGTCTTGATGCCGTTGATTCCCATGACGGCCTTGCTGGCTTTTTATCAAAATCGCCAAAAAGATACGATTTTGGAAAACCACTATAATTTGGCTGAAGTGGTGGCCTCTGATCTAAATCATTATGCGGAAGATTTAAATTGGCGTTTGTCTTTTGCTTCTTCTCTGCAAAATCTTATAGGACAAGACGTGCAATTGCAAAATGAATTTCAGAAAGTATTAACACAACAATCCGATATTAATGTGTTAGGACTTTTGGATCAAAACGGGAAAAATTTAATCCGTTTAGAAAAAAGTGATTTATATGCTACTCCCCACCGTTTGACAGAGGATGTTTTGGCTGAAATGGCCAAAAATCCGCGCATTTATATTGCTCCTTTTGAAACACTGCAAGGGTCTTTGGAATTTGAATTTGTAATGCCTTTTAAAAATGGATATTTTTTATATGGAATTACGGAACTTTCAGACTTGGCAGACCGTTTGCAACAGATGCGCATAGGGCGGAGCGGACAAGTGTTTTTGGTGTCTGCCGATGGAGTGGTGTACAGTGCTCCTTCACAATGGTCTGCTCAGATAGCACCTGAAAAATTAAAGGTTGCCTTTGAAGGAAAATCCCGTTTGTTAAAATCAATTAAAGGGGCAGAAGACAAGTTTGTCGGAGGCTTTTCCGCTGCGAAACCGTTGGGTATGTATGTGGTTGTTTTGCAACGGAAAGATGAGGCATACCGAAGTTTGTATTTTTCCAATATTGTTTTATTATTATTCTTGTTGGCTATTGGCACCTTATCTTATTTCGGGGCGCTCACTTTTTCTCATAGTTTAGGAGAGCCTATTTCCGCTTTGCTAGAAGGCGCGAAGCAAGTCAGTCAAGGCAATTTGGACCATCGCGTTAAAGAAGAAGTGGGTTGGGGGGAATTTAGAGAATTAATTTCTTCCTTTAATAAAATGACATCTGATTTAAAAGATTATCAAGCCTTACAATTAAAAAGCCAAGTAAGTGAAATGAAGGAACATATTTTCCGATCCGTAGCTCATGATTTGCGCGCGCCGTTGCTGGGCTTGCAAGGGTATATTTATATTTTATCCAGCGGCAAAATCAATGCCCAACAACGCGAAGAATATTTAGCTCGCATGAAAGAAGCAGCACAGGATTTATCTTCTTTGTTGGAAGATGTGTTGGCAGTTTCTCGTGTACAAGCCGGTATGACTTTGCCTCAACGTCAACGCATCGAATTGGCGCCACTTTTGCAAAGTTTGGTTAATACGCAGGAGGCTGTGGCAACTGAAAAGGGGCTTTCTTTAAGTTGTGAAGCGGGTGAGTCTTTATGCGTCTATGCCGACCCAAAACTTTTGCGTCGAATTGTGAATAACTTACTTTCTAATGCGCTTAAGTTTACCACTCAAGGCGGCATTGAAGTGAAGGCATGGGAAGAAGAAAATAAAACCTTTATATCTGTTAAAGACACAGGAGTCGGACTTACTGAAAAAGGATGCCAAGAAGTTTTTGAAAAGTATCGTCAAGTAGATGAAAATGCAGACGGTTATGGGCTGGGCCTTTTTATCAGCCGTCAGTTGGCCCGTGCGCATGGAGGAGATTTGAACGTTGTTTCTGCATTGGGGCAAGGCAGCACTTTTACGGTTTGGCTGCCTAAGGAGGGAGCATGA
- a CDS encoding electron transfer flavoprotein subunit alpha, whose protein sequence is MIQVGSNCVGCGKCVSTCPFGALSLVNRKAVASASCTMCGACVSVCPVKALSLPTNSAEKKDLSSYKGVWAFIEISDDGKEQKVRPVGFELLSKGRELADQLGEELAAVVIGEGVEKYFAELSSYGADKIYAVSGPAYRDYNTAAYANAMITLIKKYNPSIVLYPSTYIGRDLSPRISSELFVGLTADCTGLSIADGLLIQTRPAFGGNIMADIKCPDYRPQMSTVRPNVFKKVVSRPGSMAQVISETVALPAAAGKVRIVSRHFDDNSNQEKLDEAEVVLAGGRGLKDKTGFAMLQELAQELGGAVGASRAAIDMGILPKEKQIGQSGVTVAAKLYIAAGISGAVQHIVGMEHSDVIIGINKDANAPIFNVCKYGFVADARQLLPKVVDGVKKAKQK, encoded by the coding sequence ATGATTCAAGTAGGATCTAACTGTGTAGGTTGCGGAAAGTGCGTAAGTACCTGTCCGTTTGGTGCGCTCTCCTTAGTAAACCGCAAAGCGGTGGCGAGTGCAAGTTGTACTATGTGTGGGGCTTGTGTGAGTGTGTGCCCTGTTAAAGCCTTGTCTTTGCCAACGAATAGTGCCGAGAAAAAAGACTTATCCTCTTATAAAGGGGTATGGGCTTTTATCGAAATTTCTGATGACGGTAAAGAACAAAAGGTTCGCCCTGTAGGTTTTGAGTTGTTATCCAAAGGTCGTGAACTAGCGGACCAATTGGGTGAAGAATTGGCCGCAGTGGTCATTGGCGAGGGAGTGGAAAAATATTTTGCGGAGTTATCCTCTTACGGTGCCGATAAAATTTATGCCGTCAGCGGTCCTGCTTATCGCGATTATAATACTGCCGCTTATGCTAATGCCATGATTACTTTGATTAAAAAGTACAATCCCAGCATTGTCTTGTATCCCTCCACATATATCGGGCGGGATTTGTCTCCGCGTATTTCTTCGGAATTATTTGTGGGATTGACGGCAGATTGTACGGGGCTTTCTATTGCAGACGGCTTATTGATTCAAACCCGTCCGGCTTTTGGCGGTAATATTATGGCAGATATTAAATGTCCTGATTATCGTCCGCAAATGTCTACCGTTCGCCCGAATGTTTTTAAGAAAGTGGTTAGCAGACCCGGTAGCATGGCCCAAGTTATTAGCGAAACTGTCGCCCTTCCTGCCGCCGCCGGAAAGGTGCGCATTGTGAGCCGACACTTTGATGATAATTCTAATCAAGAAAAATTAGATGAAGCCGAAGTGGTGTTGGCCGGTGGACGCGGATTGAAAGATAAAACCGGTTTTGCTATGTTGCAAGAATTGGCCCAAGAATTGGGTGGTGCGGTGGGTGCTTCCCGCGCGGCTATCGATATGGGAATTCTGCCAAAAGAGAAACAAATCGGTCAATCCGGTGTGACGGTGGCCGCCAAACTCTATATTGCAGCCGGTATTTCCGGTGCGGTACAACATATTGTGGGTATGGAACACAGCGATGTAATTATCGGCATTAACAAAGATGCCAACGCTCCTATCTTTAATGTGTGTAAGTACGGCTTTGTAGCTGATGCGCGCCAACTCTTGCCCAAAGTGGTAGACGGCGTGAAAAAAGCCAAACAAAAATAA
- a CDS encoding electron transfer flavoprotein subunit beta/FixA family protein has translation MNIIVCIKQVPDSTQVKVDPKTGTLIRAGVPSILNPYDHYALEKALAIKAKTGAKVTVLSMGPAQAVAVLRLALALGADEGVLLSDRAFAGSDTWATSYALATAVKKIGSFDMILCGQMAIDGDTAQTGPGIAYHLGISQITFCDSVDSDGQRAVVKKLIEGGHQIMEADLPVLITMTMPVDYAPKYPSFMAAHKAQDKQISTWTAADIGADLHKLGLEGSPTRVSRIFPPAARAKGEMISGSAEEMAAKFIEILKKESFVK, from the coding sequence ATGAATATCATCGTATGCATTAAACAAGTACCCGATTCTACCCAAGTCAAGGTAGACCCGAAAACCGGCACCTTAATTCGTGCCGGCGTGCCCAGCATTTTAAATCCGTATGATCACTATGCATTGGAAAAAGCCTTAGCCATCAAGGCTAAAACCGGTGCCAAAGTGACGGTGCTTTCTATGGGCCCTGCTCAAGCCGTAGCGGTGCTTCGCTTGGCTTTGGCCTTAGGTGCTGATGAAGGGGTGCTCCTTTCGGATCGCGCCTTTGCCGGATCTGATACGTGGGCTACTTCTTATGCGCTGGCTACGGCCGTTAAGAAAATAGGTTCTTTTGATATGATTTTGTGCGGTCAAATGGCCATTGACGGCGATACCGCACAAACCGGCCCCGGTATTGCCTATCATTTGGGCATTTCTCAAATTACGTTTTGTGACAGTGTAGATAGTGACGGTCAACGTGCCGTAGTGAAAAAACTTATTGAGGGCGGTCATCAGATTATGGAGGCGGATTTACCCGTACTTATTACTATGACCATGCCGGTAGATTATGCTCCTAAGTATCCGTCTTTCATGGCAGCTCACAAGGCTCAAGATAAGCAAATTTCCACTTGGACGGCAGCCGATATTGGAGCGGATTTGCATAAGTTGGGATTAGAAGGCTCTCCCACTCGTGTATCTCGCATTTTCCCTCCGGCCGCGCGTGCCAAAGGGGAAATGATTTCCGGCTCTGCGGAAGAAATGGCCGCGAAATTTATTGAAATTTTGAAAAAGGAGAGTTTTGTCAAATGA